GAGCTGCCAAATCTGTAGCCACCAAGAGACGAGACGAACCATTTCGAAACTGAATCAGTGCCCGCTCACGATCTATTTGTTCCAACCCTCCATAGAAACAAACATGCTCGACACCATGCTGTCTCAAAAAGTCACTCACCCCCTGTATCGTATCCTTGAGGCTACAAAAAACAATCCCATTGCCTTCACCAGTATGCGCAAGGAGCTGTACGAGTGCATCGAGTTTGTTGCGCGACGAGGACAGTACACGCTGGATGCGCAACTGACTCTTGGTCGTTCCTAGAAAGTCCAACTGCTGTGACTCGTACAACCTCACAAAAGACGGAATCTCTACGCCTTGTGTAGCAGAGGTCAAAATCTTTTTTTTCAATCCTGGCATTGCATCTATAATCTCACGCATCTCCAATTCGAACCCCACTTCCAGCGACTTATCAAACTCATCCAATACTAGAGTTTGAATATCCTCAGTATATATGGCCTCCCGTCTGATATGATCTGCCACACGACCAGGCGTCCCTACCAAAATCGCCGGAGCATGCTTGAGATCCATTCGATCTTTGGATCCTGAGCGTCCTCCATATACTGCATTGGTTTTGTATCCACTCCCCATCTCACGGATGACTTGTTCGATCTGAATCGCTAATTCACGAGATGGTACCACTATGAGTACTTGGATCTGATCACTCTGGGGATCTAACCCTTCGATGATAGGCAACAAAAAAGCCAAAGTCTTGCCCGTACCCGTTGGTGATAGCAACACTACATCCGCATGCTTACGGATTGCTTCTTGCGCAGCAACCTGCATAGGGTTGAGAGCCTCGATTCCCAACTTGTCTAGAATCGCTTTTTGATCTTTGATTTTTTTCGCCATGAGGCAAAGGTATTCTAATTCGTCCACCCATCATTCTTTTTGCATATGCGAACGAATAAATGAACCCCGTCTCCTATTGCTATTATTCATTTCGCGCTCGACATCCTCTCGCTACTACATTACATGCCATTACCCACAATAATTAATGACGTCTCCCATAAAACAAATCAACCTGCTAAATATCAGTACCTTACAAACAATTTTCAGCACCTATTCATTGCATCTCTAGTGCTTTACTTGTATTTTGATGACAGATAACGGGTCTCAAACGAGGCTCTTTCCAACCTAAACATTTTAACCATGAAAAATGTACTTTCAGCACTTTGTGCTATGTTTCTCCTAGTATCTTGTCAAGACTCCCAGCTCTCCGAACAGACTGTAGATCCTTCGCAAAAAATATCCATCAAAATACCGGATATTCTGACCGAATATCAGGCCGCTTCGCGTCAAAAAATCACTCCTGTGACTCTCAAAGCGGCACTCAACAACAGCTTGTTTGCTCAATCCAACATCAAAGTCCAGGACATTCATGCTTTCAAAGCTGCAGATGCATACACGACAGTAGAGACGGTAGACCAACAATTTCAGAGCACCTTGCCTTCACGATGGGTGCCAGGTGATAGCAACCGAGATTGGAACGCCGACGGAGATCTCAACGATATAGACTGGGTATCTTTCACTCCATTTGCTACGGCCAACGGATTGTATGATGCTGAGCCCATCTATCGCAGCATGTATACCAAATGGCAAAACGACGGGTATTGCCAAACTGTGACAATAGACGAGATGATCTACGACTTCTCCATGGGCAACCCAAGTCTTATTCTTGATTTTGGATTGCCTAGTACAGGCAATCCGATTGCGGACATTTCAGTCGTCGGTTTCTTGCCAGCTTCAATCTTTGAAGCCGTATTAGGTGCAGAAAACATCCTTGGGGTAGCTTTTTCTTTTGTCTTTGTAGACGAAAATGGTGACCCCATCAAATCCACTCGTGGCAAAGAAGACAAGGCTTTCACAGAAGTATGGTTCAACGACGGATTCACCTGGGCCGACGGTGTAGGACAGGGAGGTATCGATCTCGAATCAGTCATTCTGCATGAATTTGGCCACACGCTCAACTTAGGTCACTTTGGCATATTGCAAGTATTCCATGAAACAGAAACAGGTCTATCTACCTACGTTTACCAACCCGTCAACACCATGAACGCCCTCTACATCGGAGAATCCCGAAACTTCCTAGGGCCAAACGACAAAGGCAACTTCTGCGAAGCATGGGGCAGCTGGCCTTGGAACTAAACCTCCAAGCATAGCAAAGAAGTAAACTAACACGAACAAAAAAAGGAGTACTGTTGAATCAGTACTCCTTTTTTTGTTCGTGCTTTTCTAGAAATGATTAGCTATGCTTCTTGTGCAAACCATCTAGCAGCAACTGTGCTCCCGCAGGGTTGGTGGCTAGTGGGATGTTGTGTACATCACACAGTCTCATCAACATCTGAATATCTGGTTCATGTGCATGTTTGCCAAGCGGGTCACGAAAAAAAAGCACCAAATCCAATTTCTTCTCCGCCACGAGCGTTGCAATCTGAGCATCCCCTCCTAGTGGACCTGAGAGAAATTTGTGTACTTTCAAGCCTCCTTTTTCGGCATGTGACCCCGTCGTCCCGGTAGCTACCAATTCTGCACCTTCTAGTTTGTCTTGATTCTCACGGAGGAAACCGACCATTTCGGCTTTCATTCCATCATGAGCAATTACAGCTATTTTCATGTATTCGTATCGTTAGTGTTTGACAATTGGGTTTAGAGTCGCTACTCAATCAAGACCGAACTGCGACTCTATTTCCTCAATAATAAAGCTTATTTCCAAGCTTTCCACTGATTGATCAAGCCATTGGTCGATCCATCATGTGATTCCACTTTTTCATCCCCATGCAGCTCAGGAAGTATCTGTCCAGCCAATTGCTTACCTAGCTCTACTCCCCATTGATCAAAACTAAACACGTTCCAGATGACCCCTTGTACGAATATCTTGTGCTCATACATAGCAATCAGTGCGCCTAAGTTGAATGGGGTCATTTTTTTGATCAAAATCGAATTGGTAGGTTGATTACCTTCAAACACTTTGAATGGCATCAATAAATCGATCTCCTCTTCTGACTTCCCTTCCTTCAGTAGTTCATTGACCACCTGCTCTTCCAATTTCCCCTTCATTAGAGCCTCAGTCTGCGCAAAGAAATTAGCTAGCAACTTGGGGTGATGATCACCCATTGGGTTTTGACTTTGAGCTGTCGCTATAAAATCCGACGCAATCAACTTCGTTCCTTGGTGAATCAACTGATAAAAAGCATGTTGACCATTTGTCCCAGGCTCTCCCCAGATCACTTGTCCCGTCTGAATTGCAATTGGCTCGCCATTTCGGTCGATAAATTTACCATTGCTTTCCATGTCTCCCTGCTGTAGATAGCTCGCAAAACGGTGCAAGTATTGATCATATGGCAATATCGCATGCGATTCTGCACCGAAGAAGTTGTTGTACCACACACCAAGCATTGCTAGGATCACGGGTAGATTATCTTCAAACGCCGTCTCTCGGAAATGCAAATCCATGGCTTCTGCTCCATTGAGTAATTCTTTAAAATTGTCAAACCCTACGGTCAATGCGATAGATGCGCCGATCGACGACCATAGTGAATATCTACCGCCTACCCAGTCCCAAAACTCAAACATATTGGCTGAATCGATACCAAAAGCTTCTACAGACTTTTGATTCGTCGACAGTGCGATGAAGTGCTTGGCTATCTCCGCTTCTGACTTAGCAAAATCCAAGAACCAATCTTTCGCCGATTGAGCGTTGGTCATAGTCTCTTGGGTAGTGAAGGTCTTGGACGCCACAATGAACAAGGTCTCTTCTGGATTCACTTTCTGCAACACTTGATGCAAGTGTGATCCGTCTACATTGGACACGAAGTGCGCCGTGATGCCTTCGACTGTATAGGGTTTCAATGCCTCTGTCACCATATAAGGCCCTAAATCAGACCCACCGATACCGATATTGACGATAGTATTGAGTGTCTTGCCCGAGTATCCTTTCAACTCTCCAGCATGAAACTTGTTTGCAAAGGCTTTCACCTTGTTGAGTTCAGTCTGAATGAGAGGTCTCACATCCTGCCCATCTACTAGAAGTGGTTCGGTACTGTTGCTACGCAGAGCCGTGTGCAATACCGCTCTATTTTCAGTTTCGTTGATTTTCTCCCCTGTAAACATCGCCTCGATGGCTTCCTTCAACTGACACTCTTCTGCGAGTTTCATGAGCAATCCCTTCGTCTCATCACTGAAGATATTTTTGGAGTAATCCACCAAAAACTCCTTCCACGTAATAGAAAATTTAGAAAATCGTTGTGGGTCATTGACAAACATCTCAATGATGGGCTCTCCAGAGATTTTGTCGAAGTGTTTTTCTAAGTCAGCCCAAGTATCAGTCTGCGCTGGATTTACTTTTGGAAACATTATGCAATTGTATTTTAAGTTTGAAAATTATCGTTCTCCTAGCAAACGATATCTTTGATTTCGTACAGTGCGTTGACTACTACAGTGGCCTGACTCAAGTCTTGCTTCCCAGAATTGACATTCTGATAACCAATAGACTGCATACCCGCAGCTTGCGCAGCTAGAATTCCATTGTGAGAATCCTCAATCACCACGCACTGGTGAGCTTTCAAGCCAAGTCTTTCTGCTGCCAACAAGAATATATCAGGATTGGGTTTTGCCTGTTTTACCTCATCACTACTCACATACCCGGTGAAGTATTTTGAGATGCCAAATTTATCTAAAACCAAACGAATATTATACCCTGTAGCAGAAGAAGCTACGATCATTTTTTTGTGTAGGCTTTGGAAATGCTCTAGGAGATCAAGAATACCAGCAATCGGTGCCAAACTGCGCTCTTCGATATAGGTCAGGTACCGATGATCGGACTCCTCAGTCAACGACCGATAATCCTCCTGCCACGCAAACCGCAGAATAAAATCCTTCCACATGACTGAAGTTTTTTGTCCTACATATGTATTGTGTATGTCGGCAGTAATAGCGACTCCTCGCTCATGAAGCATCTCATCTACCACCTCTCTGCAGATGGGTTCGCTATCAATAATCACCCCATCCATATCAAACAAAATGGCTTCACACTCCCCAGAAAACAATGGATTCATCAACGAAAGATCATTACTCCGATCTTCAAATCAAAGGAAATGGGCAACGGATAATTATCGAAATTATCATGAAGCCCTGTTCCAGAGACCACCATCCCTGATTGTGCTTCTATGTTTGGTGAAATATCCTTGAACTTACGCCTGAAATTAACCCCTGCCTCTATAAACAGCTTGTCCTCTGCAAAGGTCAATCGATAGCCTAACATGAAATACACTGTATGTACAATGGCTTGATATTCTTGATCTACATTCTTGTAATAACGAGAACCTCCCTCTTCAATACGTAAAATATAGCTATAATCATATTTCGAATTCAAATAAGAATACCCCACACCTAAGAAAGGTTGATGATTTCCTGACAAGAAATAGTACTTTGTCTCTCCAGAGACTGCATAGCCCTGTTTCTGCTCTAATTCTGGCTCTTCATAAAAAAGTGCAGAGGGGACAAACAAGACACCAAACAATCCATCATTAAAAAAATTGTTCCTAGCCCAAACTTCTGAATCCAGCACGGGACCCGCTCCTACTTCCATACTCCATTGTTCATTGATACGTACTTGCCCAGACAGCATAAAAGTACTATAGTTACCCAGGAGAGAAAACAAATTGACAGCCACCCCTCCAGCAACACTTCTTTTACTTTGAATGACCGTATGGACATTTGTTGTATCCTGTTGTGCGATTATCCACTGAGAAGTGACACAGACCAAAGCTAATGACAGGGCTACTCTACGAGTATAGTTGGTTTTCATAACTTAGTAGTTAATTTGGCTCAATATGATAAAACTCCCATCCGTTTGCACCTTGACTTGCACCAATCCTGTCTCAGTAGTGATGATCAAGTTGTCCTCATCCCGGATAAAATCAATGGCTTTGATATCTCCATAAGCTCCAATAGACTGTATAGAGTTGACATCCGCTACATTGAACACACGCATACCGTTGTTTCCTTGTCCCACAAACAAATAATCATCGAATAACACCAAGCCATATGGAGACGAAACATTGACAGACTGAACCAAAGTAGGAGCCATCACATCGGTCAAATCAACAACATCCAGTACATCATTGCCTCCACCACAACCCGCACTCGTACGAAGCGTAGTGTAGGCATACTTACCATCTGATACTACAGGATCACATCCCGTAAAATGCTCATACGAAGACAAATATTTTGGGTCAATAGGGTTACTGACATCATAAAACAAGACTGCTGTGGTCGTGCCCAAGTAAAGCACATCTCCTAACCGATAGATGGTCTCAACTTCTCTGTCCACGTCCAACTTCACCTCGCGCTTTACATTTTCAAAATCCGTCACATCAAAAACCGAGAGAGAAGATTTCTCAATCACATACAAGTGTGTCTGATCAATATAAAACTTAGCGATAGACCCGCTCGTAGAGACCGCTTGTTGATCAAAACTAAAGTCCGCATCTCCTTCGTTACATGAAATGAGTATTCCCAAAAGAAGTATACTCACAATATTCTTAAGTTGGTTTTTCATATCAATAGTAACATTTAGGATTGGACAATACGCTCTTTTCCCAGCCAATAACTATCCCCTTCTCATCTTCGACACAATCAAAATAATACCCTGGCTCAGGTGGAAAAATAGTCAAATCTATTTGATCATCCCCTCCAAACACACCTTCTATGCGCCTGACTTCAATACTCTCCTCTGCATTGATGGACAATGCCAAAAGATCTTGTCCTGAATCAGCATAAACCACATTGCCCTTCGCTGCGATGTTTTGATTCATCGGAATATTGAAGAAACCAATATTCTTAGGGCTAGTAGGGTCTGTATTATCCAAAATATGAAAACCATCCCCTAACTCAGAGATAAAAATAAAGTGTTGATACTTATAAATATTGCGAGGGTTCTCGAAATCTACCGGATCAGTGATTTCGATCTGAAGCTGCTCTTCACCATAGATAGGCTTATAGCCTTCAATTTCTCCTTGATCAAACTCAGGAACTTCATCATAGTAGCAAGAATTCAACAAGAATCCCAGACCAAACAACAGGATCAATTTAAACAGGGTTGTGCGCATAAGGCAATAGGTTGATTTAATAAATTAAAGATAGCAATAACTTCTATAAGTAACTATCGCTAGCTCTAGTGGTTTTTGATACGTTTGATATACCACTTCACGCCAAAAGCCGCCACCCACGTCCCCAAAGCAATCAGGGCATATTCTAGTTCAAGAGTTTCTGACCGCAAGCTCACATAAAACGTCCAGATGGTCACGGCAAACAATACCCAATACAACACCGTCAATACCTTCACTATATTCATTTTCCTCGTTCTTTGATTAGTTGCAAATAACTACCTATATGGTCATTGGATAGCAAAACGGCCAAATTGTACTGTTTGAGTTTCCAGCCCTCGTCGGTATAGAAAAAAACGCCCGAACCACGACATGGCCCCATCCAAGTATCAAGTACTTCTTCAAACCATGCCATTTTCTTGTCTTCTGACAAAAACACCTGTCTACGTACAGGATCAAAGGCCCAGGTTTCCTTTTTCTCAAAATAAGGTTTACAAAACGCCAAAAATTCAGCCTTGGTCCATACTTCGGCAGCATCTGTTCCTAAATAATATCCATCCTCGGCAATCAACTCCATATATGCCTCTAGGTCCGCTTGTGCCGCGGCATCATGCCACACATCAAGGAGCTCACCAAGTTCTTTTTCTTGTCCAAAAGCCATGGATGACACCCACATCAACAAAAACATTACGCCATATCTCATTCTTTCACCTCTTTTACTTTCAATGAATTACCTTCTTCGCCAATAACCTCTACCGGTGAGCCCTTCTCTATATATTCCCCTCTACTAAAAGCATCGTGGATATCTCCATCAATCATGACTTTGCCACTAGGTCTCAATATCGTGTAACTAACGCCTTGTCGTCCAATGAAAGACTCTTTCTTAAAATTGGAAGTATACCCAGCAGAAGCTTTCATCACGTCGGGCAAAGCTACCCGCTGAAACACCTTGGATTGCGTCAAGCGTACGCCTCCGACAAACATCACTATAAATCCTCCAATCAACCCCAAGAAAGTCGTCAAAGCAGCTGTGGCGACTTTCTCCGCTGGGACAAAAGAAAAGTCAAACAGGTCGTTGTTGAGCATTACCAAAACCAAGGACCCAGTAGTCAATAAGATTCCAGAGATCCCTGCCACACCAAACCCTGGTATCACAAATATCTCCAGTGCAATCAAGATGACTCCTATAAAAAACAGAGACAGTTCCCAGTACTCGGCCAACCCATTGAGGTAGTAGGGCACAAAATATAATACCAACGCAACCAATGCTGCCAATATTGGAAAACCTACTCCTGGCGTTTGCAATTCAAAATATATTCCTCCCAAAATCACTAAAATCAAAATGCCGCTCACAAAAGGATTGATAAAGATCGCGATCACACGATCTGAAATACTCAGCTCGAAATCGTATACCTCATACTTTTCGACTCCCGATCGCGCCATGATTTGGTCTACCCCACTCACTTGCGCTTCACAAAAACCGTATTTGATTGCTTCTGTAGTTGAAAAAGTAATCACTTTACCCGTAGAGGAGACCCCGTCAACCTCAATCGTTTCATCCACCATCGCTTCAGCGATCTGTGGGTTGCGTCCCGTGGCCTCCGCAGTAGATCGCATGATGGACCGCATGTAGGATTGGTACTTATCTGGGGCAGCCGCGCCATCCTGTGTCACGACGGTCGCTGCTCCAATCGAAGCTCCTGCAGCCATATAGATACTGTCACAAGCGATAGAAATCAATGCTCCTGCCGAAGCAGCATCTTTATTGATGTAGACATAGATGGGCTGCTCGTACTCAAGCACCAGCGTACGGATGTCATCGGCATCATTGAGTGCACCGCCATAAGTATCCATCTCGATGACCACATAATCTGCCTCGATCTCGTGGGCCTTTTCCAATGCCAATTGGGTATATCGGTTTGCCCGCGGATCGATCTCAGCGTCCAATTTCATTCGAAACACCAGCGTACTGTCTCCCTCAGCATATCCCAACGAAACTCCTGCCAACAAACTGGCAATAACGAAAAAAAAGCATCTCATTGTCTTCATCCGAATTGTTGTCATAAATTTGAAAATACGATAGCAATACTATCGAATAATGCTCTAATTTGTCCATTTAATTTAAGCTATAGCAAATTTTGTCGAAGACCACTCCGCTTTCACATCTCGAACTCGCTCTTTCTGGCCCCATTTTGTACCTATTGCCTGACGAATCGGGCCAGCACCTTGTCGTTGAATTTCTAGCAGACGACCTTCCTGTTTTCTACTGGATTGATTTGCACCAAAAAGCCATCACCAAAGAACTGCACGTCGCTTCAGAATATAAAAACATCGTCTTACACTCCTTTTCCGAGGACTACATTTTGACGCAACGATTT
The DNA window shown above is from Reichenbachiella sp. 5M10 and carries:
- a CDS encoding DEAD/DEAH box helicase, with the translated sequence MDELEYLCLMAKKIKDQKAILDKLGIEALNPMQVAAQEAIRKHADVVLLSPTGTGKTLAFLLPIIEGLDPQSDQIQVLIVVPSRELAIQIEQVIREMGSGYKTNAVYGGRSGSKDRMDLKHAPAILVGTPGRVADHIRREAIYTEDIQTLVLDEFDKSLEVGFELEMREIIDAMPGLKKKILTSATQGVEIPSFVRLYESQQLDFLGTTKSQLRIQRVLSSSRNKLDALVQLLAHTGEGNGIVFCSLKDTIQGVSDFLRQHGVEHVCFYGGLEQIDRERALIQFRNGSSRLLVATDLAARGIDVPALDFIIHFEMPFKEEEFTHRNGRTARMNSHGTAYVLQWENEKLPDFVLESEEIQLQSGRVIENSPWETLYLSGGRKDKISKGDIAGLFLKQGGLQRDELGMIELKQDAAFVAVPKSQSSRLIQQLNNAKLKTKKVRIGRLSK
- a CDS encoding methylglyoxal synthase: MKIAVIAHDGMKAEMVGFLRENQDKLEGAELVATGTTGSHAEKGGLKVHKFLSGPLGGDAQIATLVAEKKLDLVLFFRDPLGKHAHEPDIQMLMRLCDVHNIPLATNPAGAQLLLDGLHKKHS
- the pgi gene encoding glucose-6-phosphate isomerase, coding for MFPKVNPAQTDTWADLEKHFDKISGEPIIEMFVNDPQRFSKFSITWKEFLVDYSKNIFSDETKGLLMKLAEECQLKEAIEAMFTGEKINETENRAVLHTALRSNSTEPLLVDGQDVRPLIQTELNKVKAFANKFHAGELKGYSGKTLNTIVNIGIGGSDLGPYMVTEALKPYTVEGITAHFVSNVDGSHLHQVLQKVNPEETLFIVASKTFTTQETMTNAQSAKDWFLDFAKSEAEIAKHFIALSTNQKSVEAFGIDSANMFEFWDWVGGRYSLWSSIGASIALTVGFDNFKELLNGAEAMDLHFRETAFEDNLPVILAMLGVWYNNFFGAESHAILPYDQYLHRFASYLQQGDMESNGKFIDRNGEPIAIQTGQVIWGEPGTNGQHAFYQLIHQGTKLIASDFIATAQSQNPMGDHHPKLLANFFAQTEALMKGKLEEQVVNELLKEGKSEEEIDLLMPFKVFEGNQPTNSILIKKMTPFNLGALIAMYEHKIFVQGVIWNVFSFDQWGVELGKQLAGQILPELHGDEKVESHDGSTNGLINQWKAWK
- a CDS encoding HAD family phosphatase, which produces MNPLFSGECEAILFDMDGVIIDSEPICREVVDEMLHERGVAITADIHNTYVGQKTSVMWKDFILRFAWQEDYRSLTEESDHRYLTYIEERSLAPIAGILDLLEHFQSLHKKMIVASSATGYNIRLVLDKFGISKYFTGYVSSDEVKQAKPNPDIFLLAAERLGLKAHQCVVIEDSHNGILAAQAAGMQSIGYQNVNSGKQDLSQATVVVNALYEIKDIVC
- a CDS encoding LVIVD repeat-containing protein, with the translated sequence MKNQLKNIVSILLLGILISCNEGDADFSFDQQAVSTSGSIAKFYIDQTHLYVIEKSSLSVFDVTDFENVKREVKLDVDREVETIYRLGDVLYLGTTTAVLFYDVSNPIDPKYLSSYEHFTGCDPVVSDGKYAYTTLRTSAGCGGGNDVLDVVDLTDVMAPTLVQSVNVSSPYGLVLFDDYLFVGQGNNGMRVFNVADVNSIQSIGAYGDIKAIDFIRDEDNLIITTETGLVQVKVQTDGSFIILSQINY
- a CDS encoding nuclear transport factor 2 family protein, with protein sequence MRYGVMFLLMWVSSMAFGQEKELGELLDVWHDAAAQADLEAYMELIAEDGYYLGTDAAEVWTKAEFLAFCKPYFEKKETWAFDPVRRQVFLSEDKKMAWFEEVLDTWMGPCRGSGVFFYTDEGWKLKQYNLAVLLSNDHIGSYLQLIKERGK
- a CDS encoding nodulation protein NfeD, with translation MKTMRCFFFVIASLLAGVSLGYAEGDSTLVFRMKLDAEIDPRANRYTQLALEKAHEIEADYVVIEMDTYGGALNDADDIRTLVLEYEQPIYVYINKDAASAGALISIACDSIYMAAGASIGAATVVTQDGAAAPDKYQSYMRSIMRSTAEATGRNPQIAEAMVDETIEVDGVSSTGKVITFSTTEAIKYGFCEAQVSGVDQIMARSGVEKYEVYDFELSISDRVIAIFINPFVSGILILVILGGIYFELQTPGVGFPILAALVALVLYFVPYYLNGLAEYWELSLFFIGVILIALEIFVIPGFGVAGISGILLTTGSLVLVMLNNDLFDFSFVPAEKVATAALTTFLGLIGGFIVMFVGGVRLTQSKVFQRVALPDVMKASAGYTSNFKKESFIGRQGVSYTILRPSGKVMIDGDIHDAFSRGEYIEKGSPVEVIGEEGNSLKVKEVKE